The Lycium barbarum isolate Lr01 chromosome 10, ASM1917538v2, whole genome shotgun sequence genome includes a region encoding these proteins:
- the LOC132614946 gene encoding F-box/FBD/LRR-repeat protein At1g13570-like, whose amino-acid sequence MKTARGSGVDKISNLPCNVLDGILGCLSLKDAVKTSILSKNWRYNWVTRKELDFDDEFFRSCKDNQEAKTIIYQVLLLHEGPMLKFRLQGSRIQGPQLMSCLDINHWIRFLSKKDVQEFTLRIGSGNAYHLPYQLFTCQQLRHLELKLCLFHPPPGFKGFVKLINLYLHDVIFVPSLISKCPLLERLRLSWCRGFDILEIDAPNLKCFHFSGRFKSICFKNAPVLREVTIVLLDVFPDPSPPVSSNVTKFFHYMPSLQTLDICGSTLEYLTMGGLPKSPPTALNNVKSLEFSVTTLRNVEEVSGAVYLITNCPKLQELSMDCDSVPDVVEPVVEFLEAQSITSFGAAKLLQKVEMCYFKGAKMQMEFMKFILASAPVLEKITMLMIPHEFLHCADTQMMEEQMKQFPRASPNVRFIFVEY is encoded by the exons ATGAAGACTGCTCGGGGATCTGGTGTAGATAAAATTAGCAATTTGCCTTGTAATGTTCTGGATGGAATTCTAGGGTGCTTGTCTTTGAAAGATGCAGTGAAGACCAGTATCTTGTCAAAAAACTGGCGGTACAATTGGGTAACACGTAAAGAACTTGATTTTGATGATGAATTTTTCAGATCTTGCAAAGACAATCAAGAAGCCAAGACAATCATTTACCAAGTCCTACTACTCCATGAAGGACCAATGCTGAAGTTTAGACTTCAAGGTAGTAGAATCCAAGGTCCTCAGTTGATGAGTTGTCTTGATATTAATCACTGGATACGCTTCTTATCAAAGAAAGATGTCCAGGAATTCACCCTTCGCATAGGCTCAGGCAACGCATATCATTTACCTTATCAGCTTTTTACATGCCAGCAACTAAGGCATTTGGAACTTAAGCTATGCTTGTTCCACCCTCCACCCGGTTTCAAAGGGTTTGTGAAGCTTATTAATCTTTATCTTCATGATGTCATTTTTGTTCCGTCTCTCATTTCCAAATGCCCGTTGCTTGAACGATTGAGGTTGAGTTGGTGCAGAGGCTTTGACATTCTTGAGATTGATGCCCCTAATCTCAAATGCTTTCACTTTTCTGGAAGATTTAAGTCCATTTGCTTCAAGAATGCCCCTGTGCTTAGAGAAGTTACTATAGTGTTGCTCGATGTTTTTCCAGATCCATCACCACCTGTTTCTTCTAATGTTACAAAGTTCTTCCATTACATGCCTTCACTACAGACGTTGGATATATGCGGTTCAACATTAGAG TACTTAACCATGGGAGGTTTACCAAAGAGTCCCCCGACTGCTCTGAACAATGTCAAATCTCTCGAATTTTCTGTCACAACTTTAAGAAATGTTGAGGAGGTTTCTGGTGCTGTTTACTTGATCACAAACTGTCCTAAGTTACAGGAGCTTTCAATGGATTGT GACTCAGTGCCCGATGTTGTGGAACCAGTTGTAGAATTCTTAGAAGCCCAATCAATAACCTCATTTGGTGCTGCGAAGCTGCTTCAAAAAGTGGAGATGTGTTACTTTAAAGGTGCTAAGATGCAAATGGAGTTTATGAAGTTTATTTTGGCATCTGCACCTGTACTTGAGAAAATCACCATGTTGATGATTCCGCATGAGTTTCTTCATTGTGCGGATACACAAATGATGGAAGAGCAGATGAAACAATTCCCCCGAGCATCACCCAATGTTAGATTCATATTTGTAGAATATTAG